In Rutidosis leptorrhynchoides isolate AG116_Rl617_1_P2 chromosome 2, CSIRO_AGI_Rlap_v1, whole genome shotgun sequence, one genomic interval encodes:
- the LOC139891719 gene encoding probable aquaporin TIP-type RB7-5A, translating into MVKFALGSIGDSLSAASLQFYLAEFIATLLFVFAGVGSALAYGKLTSDAALDPAGLVAIAIAHALALFVGVSLAANISGGHLNPAVTFGLAVGGNITIITGLFYWIAQLLGSIVACFLLSFVTGGLAVPTHGVADGLSGLQGVVFEIIITFALVYTVYATAADPKKGSLGTIAPIAIGFIVGANILAAGPFSGGSMNPARSFGPAVVSGDFSQNWIYWVGPLIGGGLAGLIYGDVFIGSHSHEALPASADYA; encoded by the exons ATGGTGAAATTTGCACTTGGTAGCATTGGTGACTCTTTGAGTGCTGCTTCACTTCAATTTTATTTGGCTGAGTTCATTGCCACACTTCTTTTTGTGTTTGCTGGTGTTGGTTCAGCCCTTGCTTATG GTAAGCTAACATCAGATGCAGCACTAGACCCTGCAGGGCTTGTGGCAATAGCAATAGCTCATGCACTTGCCCTGTTTGTTGGAGTCTCATTGGCAGCCAACATCTCAGGTGGACATTTAAATCCAGCTGTCACATTCGGATTGGCTGTTGGTGGTAACATCACAATCATAACTGGACTGTTCTATTGGATTGCCCAATTACTTGGTTCCATCGTGGCATGCTTCCTCCTTTCTTTCGTCACTGGCGGTTTG GCTGTACCAACACACGGAGTTGCAGATGGTTTGAGTGGTCTTCAAGGAGTAGTGTTCGAGATCATCATCACTTTCGCACTAGTCTACACAGTTTACGCCACTGCAGCTGATCCTAAAAAGGGATCACTGGGAACCATTGCACCAATTGCCATTGGGTTCATTGTTGGAGCAAACATTTTGGCTGCTGGACCATTCAGCGGTGGTTCAATGAACCCAGCCCGTTCATTCGGGCCTGCTGTGGTTAGTGGAGACTTTTCACAAAACT GGATCTACTGGGTCGGCCCATTGATCGGTGGTGGGCTAGCTGGCCTCATCTACGGTGATGTTTTCATCGGATCACACTCACACGAGGCTCTTCCAGCCTCCGCAGATTATGCTTAA